The Dioscorea cayenensis subsp. rotundata cultivar TDr96_F1 chromosome 19, TDr96_F1_v2_PseudoChromosome.rev07_lg8_w22 25.fasta, whole genome shotgun sequence genome includes a window with the following:
- the LOC120249914 gene encoding probable galacturonosyltransferase 9, with translation MAGSRPPVRPIPISRRVLLSAFFTLLSLFSIVSFLSSSSSSSDHSSSPPADHRHHRRSFLSLPSDPLLSRVDLLRRHASGHHALASAYASHSLRLKLDHSRLLRQFTDLQLSLSALLPRLDPDSIPDEDALRPLEKEAKDRIKIARQLVSESKESFDTQLKIHKLQDTVLSARDQLIRAHRLRTLSGSIAAASTPKSLHCLALRLLSHPLAPKTLAPIPNLSAFFDPDAYHLAIFSNNVIAVAVVVASAAKNAVDSRRLVFHVVTDRMYLPAMRVWFKLRPPPGHARIEIRSLTDFSLGRQDLDLFTLRFYLPAMYPELRRIVLLEDDVVVQRDLADLWRVDLEGRVNGAVEMCFGGFRRFDRYLNFSHPVVAERFSPRVCAWSFGVNVFDLDAWRREHCTDRFQEYQSLNEDGILWKPEAVLPAGLMTFYMTTTPLDKSWHVMGLGYNPSVNLEEIHNAAVIHFNGNMKPWLDVAMNQYKQLWTKYVDTEMEFLPLCNFGV, from the exons ATGGCGGGATCGCGCCCTCCTGTCCGTCCGATCCCGATCTCACGGCGCGTGTTGCTCTCCGCGTTCTTCACcctcctctctctcttctccatcgtctccttcctctcctcctcctcctcctcctccgatCACTCCTCGTCGCCGCCTGCCGATCACCGCCACCACCGCCGCTCATTCCTCTCTCTCCCCTCCGATCCCCTCCTCTCCCGCGTCGACCTTCTCCGCCGCCATGCCTCAGGTCACCACGCCCTTGCCTCCGCCTACGCCTCTCATTCCCTCCGCCTCAAACTTGACCACTCCCGACTCCTCCGCCAATTCACCGATCTCCAGCTCTCCCTCTCCGCTCTTCTCCCCCGCTTGGATCCCGACTCCATCCCCGATGAGGACGCGCTGCGGCCGTTGGAGAAGGAGGCCAAGGATCGCATTAAGATCGCCCGCCAGCTCGTCTCGGAATCCAAGGAATCGTTCGACACCCAGCTTAAGATCCACAAGCTCCAAGACACCGTTCTCTCCGCCCGCGATCAGCTCATCCGCGCCCATCGCCTCCGCACACTCTCTGGCTCCATCGCTGCTGCTTCCACCCCCAAGTCCCTCCATTGTCTCGCTCTCCGCCTTCTTTCCCATCCTCTCGCCCCTAAAACCCTTGCTCCCATCCCCAATCTCTCGGCTTTCTTCGATCCCGATGCCTACCACCTTGCTATCTTCTCCAACAACGTCATTGCTGTTGCTGTCGTTGTTGCCTCCGCAGCCAAGAATGCTGTCGATTCCCGCCGGCTTGTATTCCACGTCGTCACTGACCGGATGTACCTCCCGGCCATGCGCGTCTGGTTCAAGCTCCGTCCTCCCCCGGGCCACGCCCGCATCGAAATCCGCTCCCTCACCGATTTCTCCTTGGGGCGCCAGGATCTCGATCTCTTCACTCTTCGGTTCTACTTGCCGGCAATGTACCCAGAGCTGCGGCGGATTGTGCTCTTGGAGGACGATGTGGTCGTGCAGAGGGATTTGGCCGATCTCTGGAGAGTAGATTTGGAAGGCCGGGTGAACGGAGCGGTGGAGATGTGCTTCGGTGGGTTCCGGCGGTTTGATAGGTATCTGAACTTCTCTCATCCAGTGGTGGCAGAGCGCTTCAGCCCCAGGGTGTGTGCGTGGAGCTTTGGCGTCAATGTCTTTGATCTCGATGCGTGGAGGAGGGAGCACTGCACTGATCGCTTCCAAGAGTACCAAAGCCTG AATGAGGATGGTATATTGTGGAAACCTGAGGCCGTGCTACCCGCAGGACTGATGACATTCTACATGACAACAACACCACTGGACAAGTCGTGGCATGTAATGGGGCTTGGGTACAATCCTAGTGTGAATTTGGAAGAGATCCATAATGCAGCAGTCATCCATTTCAATGGAAACATGAAGCCTTGGCTTGATGTTGCCATGAACCAATATAAGCAACTTTGGACCAAATATGTTGACACTGAGATGGAGTTCCTCCCCCTCTGCAACTTTGGGGTCTAA